In Longimicrobiaceae bacterium, a genomic segment contains:
- a CDS encoding GxxExxY protein, translating into MQDINAITGEIVEAAYDLHTRLGPGLLESVYETVLARVLERSGRRVERQVPVSFEFDGMRFENGFRADLLVEGRVLVELKSQEKLAAVHGKQVLTYLRLLDLPIGLLINFGAPRMNEGLHRIINSRASMGRN; encoded by the coding sequence ATGCAGGACATCAACGCCATCACCGGAGAGATCGTCGAGGCAGCCTACGACCTCCACACGCGTCTCGGTCCGGGGCTGCTGGAGTCCGTCTACGAAACGGTGCTGGCGCGAGTACTGGAGCGGAGTGGCCGGCGCGTGGAGCGGCAGGTACCGGTCTCGTTCGAGTTCGACGGCATGCGGTTCGAGAACGGCTTCCGCGCGGATCTGCTCGTGGAGGGGAGGGTGCTGGTGGAGCTGAAATCACAGGAGAAGCTCGCGGCGGTGCATGGAAAGCAGGTGCTCACCTACCTCCGCCTGCTGGACCTCCCCATCGGCCTGCTCATCAACTTCGGCGCGCCTCGCATGAACGAGGGGCTCCACCGGATAATCAACTCCCGCGCGAGCATGGGCAGGAACTGA
- a CDS encoding carboxymuconolactone decarboxylase family protein has product MSDRLEEFRRFRERMNERILEAGNLEIKRFFALDTRTYESGALDVKTKELLGLVASMVLRCDDCVTYHLVRCKEEGVTDEELFETFSVGLVVGGSIVIPHLRRAVDTLDRLNAEGPVALDAGSAE; this is encoded by the coding sequence ATGTCCGACCGGCTCGAAGAGTTCCGCCGCTTCCGCGAGCGCATGAACGAGCGCATCCTGGAGGCCGGCAACCTGGAGATCAAGCGCTTCTTCGCCCTCGACACCCGCACCTACGAGAGCGGCGCGCTGGACGTGAAGACCAAGGAGCTGCTGGGGCTGGTGGCCTCCATGGTGCTCCGCTGCGATGACTGCGTCACCTACCACCTGGTCCGCTGCAAGGAGGAAGGGGTCACGGACGAGGAGCTGTTCGAGACCTTCTCCGTGGGGCTGGTGGTGGGGGGCTCCATCGTGATCCCCCACCTCCGCCGCGCCGTGGACACCCTGGACCGGCTCAACGCCGAGGGCCCCGTGGCGCTGGACGCGGGCAGCGCCGAATGA
- a CDS encoding aminotransferase class V-fold PLP-dependent enzyme gives MSAVPHPELERWRTEFPILQTRTYLNSCSLGALSRRSMGYLGEYQALWNTMGASAWYELWLGRIGDLRVKVAELWSAHEAEVAFSPSVSAALSSVASAVDYRKRNRVVVAELDFPTLVYQWLAKPEVEVVVVPSDDGVGIAPERWAEYVDERTAIVATSHVFYGTGYVQDLQPIAKAARDAGALFLVDGYQAVGQIPVDPRASGADVYVGGPLKWLLGGPGLAFLWVREERIPELVPTVVSWFGAEDQFAFATDAFRPRADAARFSLGTPAVPTVYSALGGLEIVLEVGMERIRARIDALTEDLVKRLREAGFELRIAAERERRSGIVTARVADSAATVAALAERNIIVDRRGEYVRISPHFYNTVSENELVVAAMR, from the coding sequence ATGAGCGCCGTCCCGCACCCGGAGCTGGAGCGCTGGCGCACTGAGTTCCCCATCCTGCAGACCCGCACCTACCTCAACTCCTGCTCGCTGGGCGCGCTTTCGCGGCGGTCCATGGGGTACCTGGGTGAGTACCAGGCGCTCTGGAACACCATGGGCGCCTCCGCCTGGTACGAGCTCTGGCTGGGGCGAATCGGCGACCTGCGCGTGAAGGTCGCGGAGCTGTGGAGCGCCCACGAAGCCGAGGTCGCCTTCTCCCCCAGCGTCTCCGCCGCGCTCTCCTCCGTGGCCTCCGCGGTGGACTACCGGAAGCGCAACCGCGTGGTGGTGGCGGAGCTGGACTTCCCCACCCTGGTGTACCAGTGGCTCGCGAAGCCCGAGGTGGAGGTGGTGGTCGTACCCAGCGACGACGGGGTCGGCATCGCGCCCGAGCGCTGGGCGGAGTACGTGGACGAGCGCACCGCGATCGTGGCGACCAGCCACGTCTTCTACGGCACCGGCTACGTCCAGGACCTGCAGCCCATCGCGAAGGCGGCGCGGGACGCCGGCGCGCTCTTCCTGGTGGACGGGTACCAGGCCGTCGGGCAGATCCCCGTGGACCCGCGCGCCTCCGGGGCCGACGTGTACGTGGGCGGGCCGCTCAAGTGGCTCCTGGGCGGGCCCGGCCTGGCCTTCCTCTGGGTGCGCGAGGAGCGCATCCCGGAGCTGGTCCCCACCGTGGTCTCCTGGTTCGGGGCGGAGGACCAGTTCGCCTTCGCAACCGACGCCTTCCGGCCCCGCGCCGACGCCGCGCGGTTTTCGCTGGGGACGCCCGCCGTCCCGACCGTCTACTCCGCGCTCGGGGGGCTGGAGATCGTCCTGGAGGTGGGGATGGAGCGCATCCGCGCGCGGATCGACGCGCTCACCGAAGACCTCGTGAAGCGGCTGCGCGAGGCCGGCTTCGAGCTGCGGATCGCGGCGGAGCGGGAGCGCCGCTCCGGCATCGTGACGGCGCGCGTCGCGGACTCCGCCGCCACCGTGGCCGCCCTCGCGGAGCGGAACATCATCGTGGACAGGCGCGGCGAGTACGTCCGCATCTCCCCCCACTTCTACAACACGGTGAGCGAGAACGAACTGGTGGTCGCAGCCATGCGTTGA